The genome window CCCGTGAGGATGGAAACGGCCATTTCCCTCGGTCGGGTGCGGGCGGAACTGGTTGCTGCGGAGTCGGAACAGTGAAAGGGGCCGTCTTCTCATGATGAGTCCCCATGGTTAAAGGCTGCTCGTCCGGAGCGAAGAGATTGAGCACGCGCGCAGCTTTGAACTCATAAGGCTTCACACATATTCCACGGTCTGCTAAAATGCACGATCATCATCGCCCATTGCCCCGTTGCGGCAGAGGAGAACAGCGTGAACCCCACGGATAACTCGCCAGGGAAGGGCACGCCCGACGGGCTTGCCGCCGATCCGCGCTTCAAGGTGGTCGAGCGGACCCTTAAACAGTATCAGTACCGGGCCGATGCTCTCCTGGAGGTTCTTCACGTGGCCCAGGAGACCTTCGGCTGTCTCAGCGACGAGCTGATGAACCACGTGGCCCGGCAACTCCGTGTCCCACCAAGCCGCGTCTACGGCGTCGCCACTTTTTATCACTTCTTTACCCTTGAGGCCCGGGGCGAGCACTCCTGCGTGGTCTGCACCGGCACTGCCTGTTACGTGAAACGCTCGGCCGAGATCGTGGCGCGCCTCGAAAACGAGTTCGGCGTGAAGGCCGGCAAAACCACGGCCGACGGCAAGCTCACCCTGTCGACGGTCCGCTGCCTCGGCAGTTGCGGGCTGGCCCCCATCGTGGTGCTCGACGGGGAAACCATGGGACGCTGTACCCCTGATTCGGCCGCCACCGCCGTCCGGGTCATGCTGACGGAAAAGGGGCCGGCGCGTGAGGAAGCGGCCCGGACGGGCCACCGCCGCAAGGGGGAAGAGCCATGAATCCCGCCGATCTCCATGCAATGGCCCGGGAAGAGCGTGCCCGCCAGGAGGCGCTGCGGTGCCGCATCATGGTCTGTGCCGGCACCCCATGCCTGTCCGCAGGCGCGCTGGCGGTGCTGGACGCACTGCGCCAGGCAGTGGCGGAAAGCCGGCTCGACGCGGAGATCGAGGCCACCGGCACCGGCTGCATGGGGCCGTGCAGCCGCGGCCCCCTCGTCAAAGTGGCTGTCCAGGGTAAACCCGAGACCGTCTACGAGCGCGTTACACCTGAACTGGGCCGCCAGATCCTCTACTCGGTGGTGAAGGGGCGCCGGCCGCCCACGGCCTCGCCGCTGCCGCCGGATCATCCCTACTTTACCCGCCAGATGAAGATCGTCCTGGCCAACTGCGGCTCCATCGATCCCGAGCGGATCGAAGGGTATGTGGCAGCGGGGGGCTACGATGCCCTGGCCCATGCCCTGCACGAGATGACCCCCGAGGATGTCTGCCGCGAGATATCCACGTCGGGACTGCGGGGGCGGGGCGGCGCCGGCTATCCGGCCGGCGTCAAGTGGAACCTGGCCCGCAAGGCGCCGGGCGAGCGGAAATACGTGGTGGCCAACGGCGACGAGGGGGATCCGGGTGCCTACAT of Geobacter anodireducens contains these proteins:
- a CDS encoding hydrogenase HoxE encodes the protein MNPTDNSPGKGTPDGLAADPRFKVVERTLKQYQYRADALLEVLHVAQETFGCLSDELMNHVARQLRVPPSRVYGVATFYHFFTLEARGEHSCVVCTGTACYVKRSAEIVARLENEFGVKAGKTTADGKLTLSTVRCLGSCGLAPIVVLDGETMGRCTPDSAATAVRVMLTEKGPAREEAARTGHRRKGEEP